The Lewinella sp. 4G2 nucleotide sequence GAGACAAATTTGAAAACGTACTGAACGGTAGCTACGGCGAGGATGCGGGACCAGGGCCAAGGATCGGCAACCCCGTCAAAAAGCTCGGGGCCAAGTTTGAAGGCGACGTAGAGGACGACAAAACTGTCCACTAACTGGCTGATGACCGTGGAGCCGGTGCTGCGGAGCCAGAGCATTCCTTCCCCAGTGCTGCGTTTGATGCGCTGAAAGACGAATACATCCGTCAATTGGGCGAGGAGGAAAGCGGCGAGGGAGCCCACGATGATGAATAGCCCTTGACCAAAGGTGACAGCAAAGGCCGCCTGACTATCCGATACTCCTCTATCCACGGATTGGGTCACCCACCAATCCGCTGGGCTCAGGGATATGGCGGCGAAGATCATGGCGAAGGCGTAAAGGATGAGCCCAACCGTTAGGTAGCTCAGCAGTTGAACGCCGTGTTTGCCGTAGTAATCATTGAGTACGTCCGTCATCACGAAGACGATGGGCCACAGCAATACGCCGGCACTGAACTGAAGGGCGCCTACTTCACCGAAGAGGTTGAAGTTCCAGGGGACCACCCCCAGGGTATCTTCCAACGCAAAGATTTTGACGCCAATTAACTCCGCTACCACGGCATTGGCCACGAAGAAGC carries:
- a CDS encoding queuosine precursor transporter, which translates into the protein MPSVSPHSTPEVALDVTSHKPSRLFIILAGFFVANAVVAELIGVKIFALEDTLGVVPWNFNLFGEVGALQFSAGVLLWPIVFVMTDVLNDYYGKHGVQLLSYLTVGLILYAFAMIFAAISLSPADWWVTQSVDRGVSDSQAAFAVTFGQGLFIIVGSLAAFLLAQLTDVFVFQRIKRSTGEGMLWLRSTGSTVISQLVDSFVVLYVAFKLGPELFDGVADPWPWSRILAVATVQYVFKFVSAILLTPVIYLAHRLINNYLGEEVSLALRQRSLRGR